Genomic DNA from Mycolicibacterium helvum:
CTGGGGGCTGAGCGCCGTCGTGCTGCTCGTCATCAACCGCGACGGCGGCCCGCCGGCGGCCTGGTTGATCGGGATGACTCTGCTGTTGGGTGTCACCACGTCGACCGGTGCGGCGCTGCTGTTCATCCAGCGCCCGATGCGACCGATCGTCGCCGCCGCGACCCGGCTCACCGGCCGGGACACCGCACCGGGGGTGCTCTCGCGGCTGCTGCTGATGTGGCTGATGAGTAGCGCGCTGCCGATCATCGGCCTCGCCGTGGTGGTCATCATGCGGTCCAACGGCTGGATCATCCAGAAAACTGCGTCGCTGGAGATCCCGGTGATCGTGCTCGCGGTGATCTCGGTGTTCGTTGGGCTGCGCGGGATGGCCATCGTCGCGCTGTCTATCTCCGATCCCGTGCACGACGTCGTGGCCGCGATGGCCGAGGTCGAGCGCGGCCAGATGACCACGAGGGTCGGCGTCTACGAACGCTCCGAGATCGGCCGGCTGCAAAGCGGTTTCAACCGGATGGTCGCTGGGCTGGCCGAACGTGACCGACTGAAAGATCTGTTCGGCCGCCACGTCGGCACGGACGTGGCGCTGCGCGCGGTCAAGGACGCGGACACGCTCACCGGCGAGGTCCGCGAGGCCGCCGTGCTGTTCGTCGACCTCGTCGGCTCAACCCAGCTGGCCCAGAGCCGGTCACCGGCCGAGGTGGCCGAGGTGCTCAACCACTTCTTCCAGATCGTCGTGGCCGCGGTCGACGAACGCCGCGGGCTGATCAACAAGTTCCAGGGTGACGCGGTCTTGGCGGTGTTCGGTGCGCCGCTGCCCAGCGCCAACCCAGCTGCCGACGCGCTGGCGACAGCTCGCGCCTTGACCGCCGCGCTGCGCCGGCTGCCCGTGGTGGACTTCGGCATCGGGGTGTCCGCGGGGCCGGTGTTCGCCGGGAACATCGGCGCTGCGCATCGCTACGAATACACCGTGATCGGTGATGCGGTCAACGAGGCGGCGCGACTGGCGGATCGGGCCAAGGACTTCGACGCACGCGCCCTGTGCTCGGATGTCGCCCTGCTGAAATCCGACGCGACCGAACGCGCGCACTGGACCGAGTGCGCCGCCGAAGTGTTGCGCGGCCGGCGCGAACCCACCCGGATGTCGGCACCCACCACGTGAATTGCGCGACGAGTTCATCCATTCTGCGGTGAGCGCGGCGCCCGGAGGCCGGCAACACGCGCTCAGCGCAGACTCGATGTCCACGACTCTAGCGCCCGGCGATTATATATGGTTGCATACATAATCATGCCGAGCCCGCGCGACCGGATGGTCGCTTCCGCCGCACTGTTGATCCGCGAACGCGGAGCGCAGTCGACGGCGATCGCCGACGTCCTGGCGCACAGCGGAGCACCGCGCGGCTCGGCCTATCACTACTTCCCCGGCGGTCGCACCCAGTTGCTCTGTGAGGCCGTCGATTACGTGGCCGACTTCGTCGCCGCTCGAATGGCCAAGGCGGACAGCGGCATCCAGGTGCTCGACGGCCTGGCCCGCTTCTACCGCAAGAACCTGCTGGAAACCGACTACCGCGCCGGCTGCCCGATCCTGGCCGTCGCCGTCGAAGCCGGCGAAGCCGGGAAGGACAACCCGGTGCTCGAGCGGGCCGCCGCGACGTTCGCCCGCTGGAACGATCTGATTACTCAGCGCCTCATCGCCGACGGCTTCGCCAAGGAGCGCGCCGAGGACCTCGCGGTGTCGATGACCGCCGGGCTGGAAGGCGCGATCGTGCTCGCGCGTGCGGCTCGCGATACCAAGCCACTCGACATCGTTCACCGGCAATTGCGCGATCTGCTCGAGGCTGAGTAGCCCGACGAGAGGAAGACCGATGTCCGCCGACTGGCAACCCACCGCCTGCATTCTCTGCGAATGCAACTGCGGCATCGTGGTGCAGACCGAGGGCCGCACGCTGGCCCGCATCCGCGGGGACAAGGACAACCCGGCCTCGCAGGGCTACACCTGCAACAAGGCCCTGCGCCTGGACCACTACCAGAACAACCGGGCCCGGCTGACCTCGCCGATGCGCCGCCGCACCGACGGCAGCTATGAGGAGATCGATTGGGACACCGCGATCTTCGAGATCGCGGCGGGGTTCCGGCGCATCGCCGACACCCACGGTGGGGACAAGATCTTCTACTACGGCGGCGGCGGTCAGGGTAACCACCTCGGCGGCGCCTACAGCAGCTCCTTCCTCAAGCTGCTCGGTTCGCGCTACCGGTCCAATGCGCTGGCCCAGGAGAAGACCGGCGAGAACTGGGTGGACGTCCAGCTATACGGCGGACACACCCGCGGCGAGTTCGAGCACGCCGAGGTGTCGGTGTTCGTCGGCAAGAACCCGTGGATGTCGCAGAGTTTCCCGCGCGCCCGCACGGTGCTCAATGACATCGCCAAGGATCCCGCCCGCTCGATGGTGGTCATCGACCCGGTGGTCACCGATACCGCCAAGATGGCGGACTTCCACCTTCGGGTGAAACCCGGCACCGACGCCTGGTGCCTGGCCGCGCTGGCCGCCGTGCTGGTGCAGGAGGACCTCTGCAACGAAACCTTTCTCACCGAGCATGTGCACGGCGCCGACGAAGTCCGCGAGGTATTGCAGACGATTCCA
This window encodes:
- a CDS encoding TetR/AcrR family transcriptional regulator yields the protein MPSPRDRMVASAALLIRERGAQSTAIADVLAHSGAPRGSAYHYFPGGRTQLLCEAVDYVADFVAARMAKADSGIQVLDGLARFYRKNLLETDYRAGCPILAVAVEAGEAGKDNPVLERAAATFARWNDLITQRLIADGFAKERAEDLAVSMTAGLEGAIVLARAARDTKPLDIVHRQLRDLLEAE
- a CDS encoding adenylate/guanylate cyclase domain-containing protein, which translates into the protein MTARWWKVRYAAALVLAQILAGVELTALVLPLRHDLVESVDTVFATDTLIAAIVLSVFGIAGVIVYAVLVVDYKLRWFTAGEPPDDKDRLFVERFLRNQSAMLGAIWGLSAVVLLVINRDGGPPAAWLIGMTLLLGVTTSTGAALLFIQRPMRPIVAAATRLTGRDTAPGVLSRLLLMWLMSSALPIIGLAVVVIMRSNGWIIQKTASLEIPVIVLAVISVFVGLRGMAIVALSISDPVHDVVAAMAEVERGQMTTRVGVYERSEIGRLQSGFNRMVAGLAERDRLKDLFGRHVGTDVALRAVKDADTLTGEVREAAVLFVDLVGSTQLAQSRSPAEVAEVLNHFFQIVVAAVDERRGLINKFQGDAVLAVFGAPLPSANPAADALATARALTAALRRLPVVDFGIGVSAGPVFAGNIGAAHRYEYTVIGDAVNEAARLADRAKDFDARALCSDVALLKSDATERAHWTECAAEVLRGRREPTRMSAPTT